A window of Thiocapsa bogorovii genomic DNA:
TTCGAGCAGTTCCGCCTGCCACGGGCGCTCGATCTCAAGGCCAAGGTCGAGCGCGGCGAGCGACTCGAGGATACCGATCTTGCGCATCTCAACGAGGTGATGCGGGACGCGGAGGAGATCAAGCGCTTCGTGGACAAGCGGCCGGATCTCCAGTCGCTCTATACGCGCGCCATCGGTCTCTACCAGGAGATCACCCGCAAGGCGCTCGAGAACGAGCAAGGCTCCTAAGCCGCGCCGTCAGCTCATGCAGCCGCCACCGATGGTCGTGTTCTCGTTGAGCCGCTTCGTGCCGTCATTGCGTCGCTCCGACTTCTTGAACAGTATCGGCCCGCTGCTCGAACCGACACACGTCCTGCGCAGGGGCCACCATAGGCAGATGCGATCCGGCAGTGGTCAACGGAAATGCCGAGCATGACCGATGACGCGAGCCACCACGCCCAGCGCAGCGAAGCGCTACGGGGATAGAATTTGAAACTGTTTCAGTCAATTTTCGGCGGTGGCGAGAAGGTCGGAACCTATCCTGAGTCACTCATCAAGATGGCCACGGAGCGCGCCGTAGACGGCACGGATTCGCGACTGCGTCTGCTGCCGGGCTACGCAAAGCGCCTGCGCAAGCCCGTCATTCAGGCCATCGATCACGTGGTTACGCTGGTGGCGGGGATACCGGCACCCGTGGCGGCGACCCGCACCAGCTATAGCACTGAGCCGCGCCTCGCGGCATTGTTTGCCTCTGCCCCGGATATGCTGGACACCTTCAGCCGAGACCCTGAGCTGGGGGCATTTCTGTCGGGCTCGGACGGCGGCGAGGTTCCCGCCGTCACGACGCTGCTCCTGGCGGAGCGAACGGAAAAGAGCATCCTCGGCATGGACCTGGTCGGCGACCAGGTTCGGCACGATGTACAGCAGGTCTCGGTCAGTTTCAGCGGACACCGGCTGCTCGACCCCAAGACCAGCGAAGAAGACATGCGGCGCCAACTCATGCGGCGCGCCTTCGACCATCTGCTGAGCCTGGCGCTGAGCCGCATCGCCGAGGCGCGCGTGGAGCGCGCCGACCTCACACGCCAGCGCGATCTGCTGCGTCGCAAGCTGACGACGCTCGAACGCGGCGGCTGGGGCTTCAATGCGCCGGGGGGCGAGCACCCTGATCCCGCCGCATTGGCGACCGAGTTGGACGCCATCACGGCTCAGTTGGGCACCATCGGCTCGGACGCCGGCGTCCTGCGGGCGCATCTGGACATGGTCGCCGAGCTCCTTGGCGAGGCCGATGACCAGCTGCGAAGGGATGAGATCACCCTTTATCTTGATCCGATGAACATCCAGCGCGACGCACGGGACCCATCGGTTCGCCCGATCGTGTTGCAGGAGCTGCGCAATGCCAGGGGCCGCACTGCCGTCATGCTGCCCATTGCAATCGACCCGGCTGAGCTGCCGCCGCGCGAGGATTTCGTCACCGCGGCGCAGCGCTACCTGTACTGACTTCGGCTCGCCATGGAGCCACGGACCTCAACACGATCGATTCGGAGATTTGCAGATGACGGAGCCGCTACACCCGGCCGCGATCCACCACTTGCCCCCGTTCGTCACCGCGCCGGGCGAGACCGACGTACTCTTCATCGTCACGGCCTTTTTCGTGCTGTTCGCCGTGGTCGGCATCGGCATCTTCTACTTCAAGCTCCACGCGTTGCCGGAACAGATGGCGCATCGCGGTCAGAAGGTGCAGTTCGAGCTCGTCGCGGTACTGGCGCTGCTGGCGCTCTTCACCCACAACCACTTGTTCTGGATCGCCGGGCTACTGCTCGCCTTCGTGCCCTTACCGGACTTCACGACGCCGCTGCGGTCCATCTCCGGCTCCCTCGAGCGAATCGCCAACAGAGCGGAGCCCGCGACTTCAACGCCGCCGGTGCAGGACGCGCCTGTCCCGGCCGATCATCAGCCGATCGGGCAGCGGGAGGCCTAAGCGATGTTGGAGCTACTCCTGTGCTCGATGCTGACCGTGTTGCCGGACTACCTCTTTCGCCGTTACGTGCAGGGCAAGCGGTTCGGGCGCGAGATCACGCTGTTCACGGTCTGGTTCGAGCTGCGCTGGGGGATCACCCTGTGCCTGATCCTGACCGTGGCCCTGATCACGACCATCTTCTACTTTCACCCTTCCACCAAGTCCGCCACGTCGGTCTTCCGCACCGTGACCGTGCTGCCACAGATCAACGGCCGAGTGGTCGAGACCTTTGTCGAGCTGAATCAGCGGGTCGAGGAGGGGCAACCCCTGTTCCGTCTGGACAGCACCGAGCAGGAGGCGGATCTCGAGACGGCCCGGCGCCGCATTGCCGAGATCGAGGCCGCAATGATCGTGGCCAAGTCTCGGCTCGACGAAGCGGACGGTCGCATCACTCAGGCGCGTGGTGCACTGCAGCAGGCCGTAGACGAGTTCGAGACCCGCTCCGAAGCGAATCGTAAGAGTCCCGGTTCAATCGCGGAGCGGGACGTCGAGCGCATGGGCGTTCAGGTCGAGACCCAGGAGGGCGCACTGGATGCTGCCCTGGCGAGTCGCGAGGCCATCGTTTCGGAGATCGAGTTCAAGCTCCCGGCGGAGAAGGCGAGCGCCGAGGCCGCGCTGC
This region includes:
- a CDS encoding HlyD family secretion protein; the encoded protein is MLELLLCSMLTVLPDYLFRRYVQGKRFGREITLFTVWFELRWGITLCLILTVALITTIFYFHPSTKSATSVFRTVTVLPQINGRVVETFVELNQRVEEGQPLFRLDSTEQEADLETARRRIAEIEAAMIVAKSRLDEADGRITQARGALQQAVDEFETRSEANRKSPGSIAERDVERMGVQVETQEGALDAALASREAIVSEIEFKLPAEKASAEAALHEAEVEIKKTLVVAGTAGVVQQFALQPGDIVNPMMRPAGILVPERHATGLMAGFGQIEAQVLKVGMIGEVTCVAMPWRIVPMVVTEVQNVIASGQVRPTDTLMDVQHFAKPGSITVVMQPLYPGQLDDLPQGGSCIANAYTNNHDALQDPNIGSLHKFGLHAIDTVCIVHAMILRIQALLLPIKALVFSGH